The genomic stretch CGGAAATTCATCTTATCTACCACCTGCGAGCAAGAGAAAGTAAACAGAATACCTCCCGGTTTGATTTTCTCAAATGCTTTAGCGTTTAGTTTCGTATAGCCACGCAATGCATTGCGGAGAGCATCCTTGTGTTTGGCAAATGCAGGAGGGTCAAGAATTATCAAATCATATTGATCTCCCATACGATCCAGGTATTTAAAAGCATCCTCAGCATACGCCTTATGACGGGTATCACCCGGAAAATTTAATTCCACGTTCATATTGGTAAGATCAATAGCTTTTGCCGAACTGTCTACCGAATGCACCAGATTCGCGCCTCCACGCATGGCATAAAAAGAGAATCCTCCTGTATAACAGAACATATTCAATACATTACGCCCTTTGGCATAACGTTCCAACAAATGACGGTTCTCACGCTGATCCACAAAGAAACCCGTTTTCTGTCCTTTCAGCCAATCTACATGGAATTTCAATCCGTATTCCATCGCTATGTTTTCGGGACTTCCTCCTTTGATGAAACCGTTCTCCGGTCCCAAGTCTGCCTTGAAAGGCAACGTAGTTTCTGATTTATAATAAATGTTCCGGACTACATCCCCCATCACTTCAGACAAGGCATCGGCTATCTCCATACGGTAAACGTGCATTCCGGCCGAATGTGCCTGCATCACGGCTGTATGATCGTATACATCAATAATCAAACCCGGCAAGTTATCCCCTTCGCCATGAACCAGACGGTAAGTGTTATTTGCAGGATTACCAGCCAAACCCAAACTGCGACGCAAATCATAGGCCACTTCCAGTTTATGCTTCCAGAATTCATGATCAATCTCACCTTCCTTAAAAGAGAGCACGCGCACGGCAATACTTCCTATCTGGAAATGCCCGCAAGCTATAAATTCTTTCTTTGAAGTGTACACATCCACTATCTCGCCTTCTTCGGGTTCTCCCTCGATGCGCTGGATAGCTCCGGAGAATACCCACGGATGGAAACGCTTTAACGACTCTTCCTTACCCGGTTTCAGGTATACTTTTTTATAAGCCATTTGTATTTACTGTTGTTTCTATTGGTTCTTCCTCTTTTATCTCATAATCACCCGTACGTTCCAATTCCGTCAGGCAATTGTAAATTTCCACACAAGCCCACGCATCTGTGGCTGCATATAGTTTTTGTCCCTCGCTAAGCACATCCGCCTCCCAATTGGAAAGACGCTGGCTTTTTGAAATCTTCTGATCAAACAGATTGGCGAAAATTTTTTGCAGACTCCGGTCAGCTATGCCGAATCGTCCTACATAGTCCTGCAACTCTATCCAGTTACCCCGGTCGGGATGCACATTCTCACGTTTCCTCAACGAATTAAAATCGTCTTTCAGCGACAAACCTATCTTCAAGGTATCGCTCATCAAAAACTCTTGCAGAGAATTAGGCATACCTATCCGGTTCAGACGGAACAAGAAACAAGTATCTTGCGTAGATATTTGCAACAAAGCCACTTTATGGGTAGTACCTCGCTTGAAAGACGGACGTGTTTCCGTATCCACCCCCACTATGCGCTGATCTTTCAGGTAGGCTACTGCTTTCTCGGCCTCGCTCTCAGTATAAATTACAAAGATACGTCCGGGAAAAAGCACCTTGGGCATTGCTGCTATCTCGGCTTTAGTAATCGTTTTTTTTATTTGTTTCATAATAATGAATTCTCATCTTCCATTTCTTCCTCCTCGTCATCATCGGCAGGAGTATACTTTACATCGTGTAAGGCACGCATGGTGTTTACCAAACGCTGCCCCCAGAATTCCCTGAAATGTTCCTTACAGACTACTAACGAATCATTCATCGTTTCGTTCAGTCCCAGTTGGAATACGCTGATAAAGTCTTTCAAATCCTGATAAATATCCGCCAAATCTTCTGAAATACATTTCTTGATGGGCGTGTCACTGTATGCCATATCCGGCAAGAACACTTCCAGATAATCGTCCTTTGCCCCCAACACACCGGCCACAGTCCTACGTATCAGTTCATAATCTTCTTCAGTAACGAAGATTTCAGGCTCATCCTCTCCTATCGGTTCACATGGAGGCAACAAAGTCGCTTTCAAATAAAGCAACGGAAGTATTTTTAAGGCAGTATCTACAAAATCATAGCGTTTCATATCACGGGCACGTTCCAGAAAACCACAATATTCGGCGGCCACCGTCACAAATTCTACTGTATTTTTGTCAAATATCACCTGACTGTACTTTTCCATAAACATTAAAATTGAATCGCAAAGTTAAGAAAAAAGAGATTAAATAAGGCAATAATTAATGTTTTTCATGTACATTTGCGAAATAATAAATAGAATGAAGACGTATGGCAAAGAAAAAATCAGATAAGGAGACAGAGCCTAAAAAGGTATCAACCAAACGATTCTCCGCTTTTTTTAAGAATGAAACGACGCATTTTGTAATCGGATTGATTAGTGTTATTTTTGCTGTTTATCTGTTGCTGGCATTTACCTCTTTCTTCTTTACGGGAGCAGCGGACCAAAGTATTTTGGACAACCAACAGCCGGGTGAACTGATGCAGACCACCAACCATGTAAAGAACTATGCCGGAGCACGCGGCGCACAGCTTGCCGAATTCCTTATAAATGAATGTTTCGGACTGGCAGCTTACTTTATCATTTTGTTCCTGGCAGTAGTGGGTATGAAATTAATGAAAGCCTATCAGTTCCGCATCTGGAAATGGTTCATGTCCTGTTCCATCCTGCTCATCTGGTTCTCCATCACACTGGGTTTTATTTTTGACGGCACTTTCGGAAACAGTTTCATCTATCCGGGCGGACTGCACGGATACAATGTAAGCAACTGGCTGATTTCACAAGTAGGTATACCTGGCTTGGGATTGTTATTGTTCATCACAGCACTGTTGTTCTTTGTGTATTTAAGCAATGAGACCATACAGATTATACGCAAGGCTTTGCACCCTAATTTCAAACGGAAGAAAAAAGGAGAGCAAGCTTCTTCTGCAGCTGAAGAAAGTCCGGTCAAAGAAACTCCCCGAAAGGAAGAGAACAAGAAGGAATTCTCCAATCCCGGACCTGCCATTGTAGATTTCGAACTGGAACAGCCGGAAAAGATAAAGGAAGAAGTGGAAGACCAGGTCCCTTTCCCTTTTGAGAACAATCAGGTTGCTGGACCGGAAATGGAACAGGAGCCTGCCTATGTGACTGAAGAAGAGGAAGTAGAAGATATAGATGAACCTGATTTTTCAATCAGTGAAGAAACAAATGAGGAAGACGAGGCATACAAAGGTCCCGTACTTTCACCATACAACCCCCGTCTGGATTTGGAAAACTATAAATTCCCTAGTTTGGATTTGCTAAATGAATACGAAGATGATGGTCCCAATATTGACATGGAAGAGCAAAATGCCAACAAAGACCGCATCATCAAAGTTTTACGCAGTTTCGGAATCGAAATCAGCTCTATCAAGGCAAGTGTAGGTCCTACCATCACATTATACGAAATCACTCCGGCAGAAGGAGTTCGTATCTCGAAAATCAGAAATTTGGAGGATGATATCGCATTAAGTTTGTCGGCACTAGGGATCCGTATCATCGCCCCGATACCGGGTAAAGGTACTATCGGTATTGAAGTTCCGAATGCCAACCCACGTATCGTACCGATGAAGTCTATCCTGAATAGTAAAAAGTTCCAGGAGACCACCTACGAACTGCCTGTGGCATTAGGTAAGACTATTACCAACGAAGTCTTTATGGTGGACTTGGCAAAGGCTCCCCACATGTTGGTAGCCGGTGCTACCGGACAAGGTAAGTCCGTGGGATTGAATGCCATCGTGACCTCTTTATTATATAAGAAGCATCCGGCAGAACTTAAGTTTGTAATTGTAGACCCCAAGAAGGTGGAGTTCGCTATCTATGCTCCGATTGAGAAGCATTTTCTGGCTAAACTGCCGGATGGAGAAGACGCAATTATCACCGATGTTACCAAAGTGGTACAAACCTTGAACTCATTATGTATAGAGATGGACAGCCGATATGATTTGCTGCGTAAAGCCGGTTGCCGTAATATTAAGGAATATAACGCGAAATTCATCAACCGACAGTTGAATCCGGAAAAAGGCCATCGCTTCATGCCTTATATAGTGATTATCATTGATGAGTTCGGTGACCTGATTATGACTGCGGGTAAGGAAGTGGAATTACCTATTTGCCGTATCGCCCAGTTGGCACGTGCAGTAGGCATACATGCCATTATCGCGACCCAGCGTCCGACAACGAACATTATTACCGGTACTATCAAAGCTAACTTCCCGGCACGTGTTGCCTTCCGTGTAGCTGCCATGATGGACTCACGTACTATTCTGGACCGTTCGGGAGCACAACAACTGATTGGTAAGGGAGATATGCTTTACTTGCAAGGTAATGATCCGGTACGTGTGCAATGTGCATTCGTGGATACTCCTGAAGTGGAGAAAATAGCCAATTACATCAGTAAACAACAAGGATACACCACCGCATTCATGTTGCCCGAATACGTAGGCGAAGAGAGTGAAAGCAGTGTAGGGGAAGTGGACATGAACCGATTGGACCCTATGTTTGAAGACGCAGCCAGACTGGTAGTGATTCATCAGCAAGGCTCTACTTCGCTAATCCAGCGCAAGTTCTCTATCGGTTACAACCGTGCGGGACGTATCATGGACCAACTGGAAAAAGCAGGAATTGTTGGCCCCACTCAAGGAAGCAAGGCGCGTGACGTACTCTGCATGGATGAAACAGACCTAGAAATGAAATTGAACAATCTACAACAATAAGTTGTTTAATAATGTTATGATAAAAATGAAAAGAACATACTTACTGGTATTAATCCTTTTCCTTTCGGTCAGCCTGTCCGCACAAAAGGACAAACAGGCACGGGAGATATTGGACAAAACCGCCAATGCCCTGCAACAGGCCGGAGGCATCCGTGCCACCTTTGGGGGGACAGGCAATGGAACCTTATTGCTAAAAGGCAACCAGTTCTATCTGAACAGTGGCGGAATACAAAGCTGGTTTGACGGAAAAACGCAATGGAGTTATCTGGAAAGCAGCGAAGAAGTGAATGTGAGCAATCCTACCCCGGAAGAATTGCAAACCATTAATCCATACGCACTGTTATCCATTTACAAAAACGGATATAATTATAAGTATGCGGGGACAAAAAGCCGTAACGGCAAACAAGGGTTCGAAGTGATACTGACCCCGGAGAATAAACAAGATATCACATCCATCACCTTGTTCGTTTCCCAAACATATCAGCCTTTATATATAAAGGTAGAACAAAATAATAAATCGGCAAACGAGATTATCGTCACTTCTTACCAAACCAACCAGCCGCTGGACAATGCGACATTCAAGTTTGATAAAAAGAAATTCCCAAACGCTGAAGTGATAGACTTACGATAGCAAACAGAGTTCAAGATAGAGAGATAATATAATATTCATCAAATTAAATTAAGTAAAGAAATAAGTATTATGAGTACAGAAAAAGTTAAATGCCTTATCATCGGCTCAGGTCCTGCCGGCTATACCGCAGCCATTTATACAGGACGCGCTAACATCGCTCCGGTCTTATATGAAGGCTTACAGCCCGGAGGCCAGTTGACCATCACTACCGAGGTGGAGAATTTCCCCGGATATCCCGAAGGTATCAGCGGTACCCAGCTAATGGAGGATTTGCGCAAACAAGCAGAACGCTTTGGCGCGGATATCCGCAATGGTATTGCAACTTCCGCCGACCTGAGCAAACGTCCTTACCGCATCACCATTGATGACGAAAAAGTGATTGAGGCAGAAACTGTAATTATATCCACAGGTGCCACCGCCAAATATCTAGGTCTGGAAGACGAACAAAAATATGCCGGAATGGGTGTAAGTGCCTGCGCCACCTGCGACGGTTTCTTCTATCGCAAGAAAACTGTAGCTGTAGTAGGTGGCGGTGACACTGCTTGTGAGGAGGCTGTCTATCTGGCAGGACTGGCCAAACAGGTTTACCTAATTGTACGTAAACCGTTCTTACGCGCATCCAAGATTATGCAAGCACGTGTTATGAACCATCCTAACATCAAGGTACTGTTCGAACACAACGCTGTCGGCTTATACGGAGAGAATGGCGTAGAAGGCGTTCATTTGGTAAAGCGTCAGGGTGAATGCAACGAAGAACGTTATGACTTGCCCATCGACGGATTCTTTCTGGCTATCGGCCATAAGCCCAATTCAGACATTTTCAAGGATTATTTAGACACAGACGAAGTAGGCTACATTATTACAGAAGCAGGTACTCCGCGTACGAAAGTCCCCGGTGTGTTCGCTGCCGGCGATGTGGCCGACCCGCATTATCGACAGGCTATCACTGCTGCTGGAAGTGGCTGCAAAGCTGCCATAGAAGCAGAAAGATACCTATCTGCCAATGACTTATTATAATAAAATAAACTAACCCCACAACAAACACTATGACACATTTTCTAAGGAAGATGGCAGCTGCCTGGATCATTCTAGGCAGCGTGTCGGTGGGCTTTGCACAACAGCAAACGCCTCCCATCCCTACGGACCCTAACGTCCGCATCGGTAAATTGGACAACGGATTAACTTATTACATCCGTCACAACGAACTCCCCGAAAATAGAGCCGATTTCTACATCGCTCAAAAAGTAGGTTCCATTTTGGAAGAAGACAACCAGCGAGGCTTGGCACACTTCTTAGAACACATGTGCTTTAACGGAACTAAAAATTTCCCGGACAAAACCCTCATCCAATATCTGGAAAGCATAGGGGTGAAATTCGGTGAAAACCTGAATGCTTACACTAGCATAGATGAAACAGTATACAATATTTCCAATGTTCCCGTGATACGTGACGGCGTTGTAGATTCTTGTTTGCTAATTTTGCATGACTGGGCCGATGACCTGACACTGGACCCTAAGGAAATAGACAGCGAACGCGGTGTGATTCATGAAGAATGGCGTACTAGCACAAACGCTATGATGCGTATGTACGAAAAAGCCCTCCCTACCCTTTATCCGGGAAGTAAATATGCCTATAGGCTTCCTATCGGCATAATGGAAGTAGTAGACAATTTCCCTTATCAGGCATTACGCGATTATTATGAAAAATGGTATCGTCCGGACCAACAGGGTATTGTCGTAGTAGGCGATATAGATGTAGACAAGATTGAGGCAAAGATAAAGAAGATATTCTCTCCTATTAAAATGCCAGAAAGCCCAGCAGAACGAGAATACTTCCAAGTTCCCGACAATAAGGAAACTATTGTAGCAATAGAAACGGATAAAGAACAGGCAAACCCAGTAGCTTATTTATGCTACAAACATGAAGCAATTCCTAATGAACAAAAGGGAAACATGGATTATCTGGTAGTGAACTACATGAAATCCATGATAGAAAATATGTTGAACGCCCGTCTGAACGAACTGACCCAAACAGCCAATCCTCCTTTCATCTTCGCTCAAGTCAGCGACCAAGAATTTCTGATTTCCAAAACAAAAGATGCCTTTACAGGAATAGTAGCAAGCAAGGAAGACGGAATTGACAGTGCAATAACCGCCATTGTACGTGAAATTGAACGGGCCCACAAATTTGGTTTCACCGCGTCCGAATATGCCCGCGCCAAAGCGGACTATCTGCGTATGCTGGAATCTGCATACAACGAACGCAATAAAGTGAAAAACGGTGCATACGTGGATGAATATGTACGCCACTTCATTGACAACGAACCAATTCCAGGTATTGAAAATGAATACGCCATTATGAATCAGATCGTCCCCAACCTGTCTGTGGAAATGGTAAACAGTCTGATTCCAGCCTTGGTTACCGACAGCAATCTGGTAGTAAACGTATTCTTCCCTGAAAAGGAAGGATTGAAAGTTCCATCCAAGAAAGAAGTTTTGGCTGCTATCAATAAGGTAAAAGCTGAAACACTGACTGCTTATGAAGACAAAGTTTCTGATGAACCTTTGATTCCTGAAAAGCCCCAAGGCGGAAAGATTACAAAACAGGAAAATGGTCCGTTTGGTTCTACAATCTTGACTCTGTCCAATGGAGTACGCGTTATCTTAAAGCAAACCGACTTCAAAGCGGATGAAATCAGAATGAGAGCTTTCAGTCCGGGTGGCAGTTCCTTGTTCCCGAATGATGAAATTATCAATATCAATGTCATGAATGATGTGGCAAGTATCGGCGGCTTGGGTAACTTCAGCAATGTTGATCTAGAGAAAGTATTGGCAGGTAAAAAAGCTAGTGTAAGTGCTTCCGTCAGTGGTAATACAGAAGGGCTGAGCGGAAGCTGCTCACCCAAAGATTTTGAGACCTTGATGCAATTAGTCTATTTGTCATTCACGGCTCCACGAATGGATAACGATGCATTTACTTCATTCAAGAACCGTCTACAAGCATCTTTGGCAAATCAAGAGGCCAACCCAATGACTGCCTTACAGGATACATTACAAAAAGCCCTCTATATGGGACATCCGCGTACTATCCGTATGAAAGCCGACATGGTGGACAAGATTGACTATGCCAGAATTATGGAGATGTACAAAGACCGTTTCAAAGATGCCAGCGACTTTACTTTCATCTTTGTAGGAAATATCAAACCAGAAAAAATGGAACCACTGATTGCGACTTATTTAGGCGCTCTGCCTTCCGTCAATCGCAAAGAAACCTTCCGTGACAACCACATTGATATGCGCCAAGGTGACTATAAGAACATTTTCAACAAGAAATTGGAAACTCCTAAAGCCACCGTATTGGTAATCAACAACGGGCAATGCGCATACACATTGAAAAACCAAATCATGATGAGTATGCTTTCACAGATACTGAATATCATGTATACTGAAAGCGTACGCGAAAAAGAAGGTGGGACATACGGTGTAAGTGCATTCGGCAGTCTGACCAAATATCCAAAAGAGAAAGCAGTTCTGCAAATCTATTTCGATACAGATCCTGCCAAACGCGCCAAAATGACGGATATCATTTTGAATGAACTGAACCAATTTGCCAACGAGGGTCCGTCCACCGAAAACTTGAACAAGGTAAAAGAATTCATGCTGAAGAAATACAAGGAAAATGCCAAAGAAAACAGTTATTGGGTAAATATGCTGGATGAATATTTCTGGGAAGGAACAGATATGAACACCGGCTACGCAGACATAGTAAACAGCATTACCGCTAAAGATCTGCAAGAATTTACCAAAGCCTTGTTGGAGCAGAATAACCGTATAGAAGTAAGCATGACTTCGGAAGAAACAAAATAATCCCATCCAAGCCTATGCTTCTATCTATTATAAGACAGAATCAAAAACTTGCAGCCAAGCGGAATCCTGCATTCGACAGGAACCGCTTTGCCAAGTTTTTAATTTACTTTATGGTCGCATTTTGGGCAGCATACCTCATCTTTATCGGGGTCATGCTGTCCTTCGCTTTTGAAGATATCTTTCCCAGCATGGAACCTTACCATATCATGAACCAAGGATTGATTTATCTTCTGATACTTGATTT from Phocaeicola dorei encodes the following:
- the trxB gene encoding thioredoxin-disulfide reductase, with translation MSTEKVKCLIIGSGPAGYTAAIYTGRANIAPVLYEGLQPGGQLTITTEVENFPGYPEGISGTQLMEDLRKQAERFGADIRNGIATSADLSKRPYRITIDDEKVIEAETVIISTGATAKYLGLEDEQKYAGMGVSACATCDGFFYRKKTVAVVGGGDTACEEAVYLAGLAKQVYLIVRKPFLRASKIMQARVMNHPNIKVLFEHNAVGLYGENGVEGVHLVKRQGECNEERYDLPIDGFFLAIGHKPNSDIFKDYLDTDEVGYIITEAGTPRTKVPGVFAAGDVADPHYRQAITAAGSGCKAAIEAERYLSANDLL
- a CDS encoding FtsK/SpoIIIE family DNA translocase — encoded protein: MAKKKSDKETEPKKVSTKRFSAFFKNETTHFVIGLISVIFAVYLLLAFTSFFFTGAADQSILDNQQPGELMQTTNHVKNYAGARGAQLAEFLINECFGLAAYFIILFLAVVGMKLMKAYQFRIWKWFMSCSILLIWFSITLGFIFDGTFGNSFIYPGGLHGYNVSNWLISQVGIPGLGLLLFITALLFFVYLSNETIQIIRKALHPNFKRKKKGEQASSAAEESPVKETPRKEENKKEFSNPGPAIVDFELEQPEKIKEEVEDQVPFPFENNQVAGPEMEQEPAYVTEEEEVEDIDEPDFSISEETNEEDEAYKGPVLSPYNPRLDLENYKFPSLDLLNEYEDDGPNIDMEEQNANKDRIIKVLRSFGIEISSIKASVGPTITLYEITPAEGVRISKIRNLEDDIALSLSALGIRIIAPIPGKGTIGIEVPNANPRIVPMKSILNSKKFQETTYELPVALGKTITNEVFMVDLAKAPHMLVAGATGQGKSVGLNAIVTSLLYKKHPAELKFVIVDPKKVEFAIYAPIEKHFLAKLPDGEDAIITDVTKVVQTLNSLCIEMDSRYDLLRKAGCRNIKEYNAKFINRQLNPEKGHRFMPYIVIIIDEFGDLIMTAGKEVELPICRIAQLARAVGIHAIIATQRPTTNIITGTIKANFPARVAFRVAAMMDSRTILDRSGAQQLIGKGDMLYLQGNDPVRVQCAFVDTPEVEKIANYISKQQGYTTAFMLPEYVGEESESSVGEVDMNRLDPMFEDAARLVVIHQQGSTSLIQRKFSIGYNRAGRIMDQLEKAGIVGPTQGSKARDVLCMDETDLEMKLNNLQQ
- a CDS encoding M16 family metallopeptidase, with the translated sequence MTHFLRKMAAAWIILGSVSVGFAQQQTPPIPTDPNVRIGKLDNGLTYYIRHNELPENRADFYIAQKVGSILEEDNQRGLAHFLEHMCFNGTKNFPDKTLIQYLESIGVKFGENLNAYTSIDETVYNISNVPVIRDGVVDSCLLILHDWADDLTLDPKEIDSERGVIHEEWRTSTNAMMRMYEKALPTLYPGSKYAYRLPIGIMEVVDNFPYQALRDYYEKWYRPDQQGIVVVGDIDVDKIEAKIKKIFSPIKMPESPAEREYFQVPDNKETIVAIETDKEQANPVAYLCYKHEAIPNEQKGNMDYLVVNYMKSMIENMLNARLNELTQTANPPFIFAQVSDQEFLISKTKDAFTGIVASKEDGIDSAITAIVREIERAHKFGFTASEYARAKADYLRMLESAYNERNKVKNGAYVDEYVRHFIDNEPIPGIENEYAIMNQIVPNLSVEMVNSLIPALVTDSNLVVNVFFPEKEGLKVPSKKEVLAAINKVKAETLTAYEDKVSDEPLIPEKPQGGKITKQENGPFGSTILTLSNGVRVILKQTDFKADEIRMRAFSPGGSSLFPNDEIININVMNDVASIGGLGNFSNVDLEKVLAGKKASVSASVSGNTEGLSGSCSPKDFETLMQLVYLSFTAPRMDNDAFTSFKNRLQASLANQEANPMTALQDTLQKALYMGHPRTIRMKADMVDKIDYARIMEMYKDRFKDASDFTFIFVGNIKPEKMEPLIATYLGALPSVNRKETFRDNHIDMRQGDYKNIFNKKLETPKATVLVINNGQCAYTLKNQIMMSMLSQILNIMYTESVREKEGGTYGVSAFGSLTKYPKEKAVLQIYFDTDPAKRAKMTDIILNELNQFANEGPSTENLNKVKEFMLKKYKENAKENSYWVNMLDEYFWEGTDMNTGYADIVNSITAKDLQEFTKALLEQNNRIEVSMTSEETK
- a CDS encoding DUF5063 domain-containing protein — translated: MEKYSQVIFDKNTVEFVTVAAEYCGFLERARDMKRYDFVDTALKILPLLYLKATLLPPCEPIGEDEPEIFVTEEDYELIRRTVAGVLGAKDDYLEVFLPDMAYSDTPIKKCISEDLADIYQDLKDFISVFQLGLNETMNDSLVVCKEHFREFWGQRLVNTMRALHDVKYTPADDDEEEEMEDENSLL
- a CDS encoding 3'-5' exonuclease is translated as MKQIKKTITKAEIAAMPKVLFPGRIFVIYTESEAEKAVAYLKDQRIVGVDTETRPSFKRGTTHKVALLQISTQDTCFLFRLNRIGMPNSLQEFLMSDTLKIGLSLKDDFNSLRKRENVHPDRGNWIELQDYVGRFGIADRSLQKIFANLFDQKISKSQRLSNWEADVLSEGQKLYAATDAWACVEIYNCLTELERTGDYEIKEEEPIETTVNTNGL
- a CDS encoding class I SAM-dependent rRNA methyltransferase, translating into MAYKKVYLKPGKEESLKRFHPWVFSGAIQRIEGEPEEGEIVDVYTSKKEFIACGHFQIGSIAVRVLSFKEGEIDHEFWKHKLEVAYDLRRSLGLAGNPANNTYRLVHGEGDNLPGLIIDVYDHTAVMQAHSAGMHVYRMEIADALSEVMGDVVRNIYYKSETTLPFKADLGPENGFIKGGSPENIAMEYGLKFHVDWLKGQKTGFFVDQRENRHLLERYAKGRNVLNMFCYTGGFSFYAMRGGANLVHSVDSSAKAIDLTNMNVELNFPGDTRHKAYAEDAFKYLDRMGDQYDLIILDPPAFAKHKDALRNALRGYTKLNAKAFEKIKPGGILFTFSCSQVVDKMNFRNAVFTAAAQSGRSVRILHQLTQPGDHPVNIYHPEGEYLKGLVLYVE
- a CDS encoding LolA-like putative outer membrane lipoprotein chaperone, which codes for MIKMKRTYLLVLILFLSVSLSAQKDKQAREILDKTANALQQAGGIRATFGGTGNGTLLLKGNQFYLNSGGIQSWFDGKTQWSYLESSEEVNVSNPTPEELQTINPYALLSIYKNGYNYKYAGTKSRNGKQGFEVILTPENKQDITSITLFVSQTYQPLYIKVEQNNKSANEIIVTSYQTNQPLDNATFKFDKKKFPNAEVIDLR